The Limnochorda sp. LNt genome includes a region encoding these proteins:
- a CDS encoding carboxypeptidase-like regulatory domain-containing protein: protein MVRRYAPTAWGLLLATVVWWLAAGMSARAGQASGPPGPPSGATGRWVLTGTVHNPYGIGIPGAEVELAALGMRVQADAGGRFRLEGLGSPGSVQVSVRGTGYLPRTFPVTLAADQELRHDFELAIDGIHFLRALEDVRLRLYREGGFSPIAWWVPRLGLVVRYTRPELRGSQDRLFEMFSAVIIAKEIMAPFPYLHDGDAQLISEAVTPSEHLLRRYPRGPLLEMLARGTPDIERALTWTQEHYEFYRNGQGQGREVPGWAQVQRALDAVTSELFREPEAGGVYVPGYGLVFNAPRAPQFPPVTALSVLSMLLALRVPIPEGDRIFVQLDDGEALWALEAPIQTLRRLLDSQQEHDLYLDLPNLEELRVYRNGMPWGR, encoded by the coding sequence ATGGTGAGACGATACGCGCCGACTGCATGGGGGCTCTTGCTCGCGACCGTGGTCTGGTGGCTGGCCGCGGGGATGTCGGCCCGGGCTGGCCAGGCGTCCGGACCTCCTGGGCCCCCATCCGGCGCCACGGGCCGCTGGGTCCTGACGGGCACCGTCCACAACCCGTACGGCATCGGGATCCCGGGCGCCGAGGTGGAGTTGGCGGCCCTCGGCATGCGGGTTCAGGCCGACGCCGGCGGCCGGTTTCGGCTGGAGGGCCTCGGATCGCCGGGCAGCGTCCAGGTGTCGGTGCGCGGCACGGGCTACCTCCCTCGCACCTTCCCCGTGACCCTGGCGGCCGACCAGGAGCTGCGCCACGACTTCGAGCTGGCCATCGACGGGATCCACTTCCTGAGGGCCCTGGAGGACGTGCGGCTGCGCCTCTACCGCGAGGGGGGCTTCTCGCCCATCGCCTGGTGGGTGCCGCGGCTGGGGCTGGTGGTGCGCTACACCCGTCCGGAGCTGCGGGGCTCGCAGGATCGTCTCTTCGAGATGTTCTCGGCGGTCATCATCGCCAAGGAGATCATGGCTCCCTTCCCCTACCTCCACGACGGCGACGCCCAGCTCATCAGCGAGGCCGTCACCCCCAGCGAGCACCTGCTGCGCCGTTACCCCCGAGGCCCGCTCCTGGAGATGCTGGCCCGGGGCACTCCCGACATCGAGAGGGCCCTGACCTGGACCCAGGAGCATTACGAGTTCTACCGCAACGGGCAGGGCCAGGGGCGGGAGGTGCCCGGCTGGGCCCAGGTGCAACGCGCGCTGGATGCCGTCACCTCCGAGCTCTTCCGCGAGCCGGAGGCCGGCGGAGTCTACGTGCCCGGATACGGGCTGGTCTTCAACGCCCCGCGTGCCCCGCAGTTTCCGCCAGTCACCGCCTTGAGCGTGCTCAGCATGCTCCTGGCGCTGCGGGTGCCGATCCCCGAGGGCGACCGCATCTTCGTGCAGCTCGACGACGGCGAGGCGCTGTGGGCTCTCGAGGCGCCCATCCAGACCCTGCGCCGCCTGCTGGACAGCCAGCAAGAGCACGACCTGTACCTGGATCTGCCCAACCTGGAGGAGCTGCGCGTCTATCGCAACGGCATGCCGTGGGGGCGTTGA
- a CDS encoding uroporphyrinogen decarboxylase family protein, whose amino-acid sequence MTRAERLRRALAGDDSVGVLFSIWFHFGTQHLPAHRTAAIHVDFFEAYDLDWLKVMSDYRYPMPPGVTEVETVEALGRFTRFPLEAPELAEQLRCLREIRARLGADVPFIETVFNPLGVARRTLRNHLMPLWERHPTAFKNFLESVTETLQSYVKAVAETEAAGIFYSINGIGEDEMSESQFEEWVLPYDLAVMETVAELARQGKFYFNVAHLHGTRLRWQPVFERYPAHAFNWSVHHSPPTLAQARAATRAALVVGIDEIGLTGRTPSEVRRMVRETIARAGRPGLIIGPGCAVPTDTPADLIVAAREACRES is encoded by the coding sequence ATGACGCGAGCCGAGCGGCTGCGACGGGCTCTGGCAGGCGACGACAGCGTCGGCGTGCTGTTTTCCATTTGGTTCCACTTCGGCACCCAACACCTTCCTGCCCATCGCACGGCAGCCATCCACGTCGACTTCTTCGAGGCCTACGATCTCGACTGGCTCAAGGTGATGAGCGACTATCGTTACCCGATGCCGCCGGGGGTTACGGAGGTGGAGACGGTCGAGGCCCTCGGTCGCTTCACCCGATTCCCCTTGGAGGCGCCCGAGCTCGCCGAGCAATTGCGTTGCCTGCGGGAGATCCGGGCCAGGTTGGGGGCCGACGTTCCATTCATCGAAACGGTCTTCAACCCGCTGGGCGTCGCGCGTCGCACATTGCGAAACCATCTGATGCCGTTGTGGGAGAGACACCCAACGGCATTCAAGAACTTCCTCGAATCCGTTACCGAGACCCTGCAATCCTACGTCAAAGCCGTGGCCGAGACGGAAGCCGCCGGAATCTTCTACTCCATCAACGGGATCGGCGAAGACGAGATGAGCGAGTCTCAATTCGAGGAATGGGTGCTCCCCTACGACCTCGCCGTGATGGAGACGGTGGCGGAGCTCGCACGCCAGGGCAAGTTCTATTTCAACGTCGCCCATCTCCACGGGACCCGGCTGCGCTGGCAGCCCGTCTTCGAGCGCTACCCCGCCCATGCATTCAACTGGTCCGTCCACCACTCCCCGCCGACGCTGGCCCAGGCACGCGCCGCCACCCGCGCCGCGCTCGTCGTCGGTATCGACGAGATCGGGCTCACGGGGCGCACCCCCTCGGAGGTGCGCCGCATGGTGCGGGAGACCATTGCCCGGGCCGGTCGCCCCGGTCTCATCATCGGGCCCGGGTGCGCGGTCCCGACCGACACGCCGGCCGACCTCATCGTGGCGGCCAGGGAGGCATGTCGGGAGTCGTGA
- a CDS encoding helicase-associated domain-containing protein gives MQYRQLTSQEPPAALDGAAYRALSPHAQTALLALLFSRASLPAPELAGAGADQVVARVAALVGGKPAALAALWEARRAGLAVLVRERRYDLYLLPDESRQLLWNIGARDLRSRRPPITFVVETAFGQDRFDTAGVEAASALLFDLAAVIAFVRAEEAPLGPGGHLQRRAQHRLTEYLSLKEPLAPDTGPFAPEPPRMGFLLDLAKRIGLVQVAPGDAEFLQEGPLADAWLRAGPGRRLARAMAGFCAMAGGSEVDALIALDASRWVAAPGRGVWVKGFAEAISHFEDEPFPAYRLVSLIKTLQRLAWMGAVFMWRARWHEPPPESGEAGNVSVKPAPSQRRGLPPLSDVAFGITAIGRVLWDALSDPRAMLEAARLDEDAEPELQAVSEGVRPGRLGELDDDPSVDGHVTAAPAPGIAIDQRLAQLLPEDETHAFIQPNFEILAPRHMRPDRLARLMEISEVVRSDRMVQLRLDVDRAAAAVRSGRWAPAEVVGLLREAARHELPQNVQFTLVDALKPLGRVQLMDGILVRTDDATVASALLDGARARGIPIDRVAPEALWIERRYVGALLEAAERSGYPVRPWVKGTRVAYPAQRADEVGQALESAARQAARESGILVERRPPPSLARGRRDLTFVPPGSEADLLGVAGRASRLPASWASRREE, from the coding sequence ATGCAGTATCGTCAGCTGACGAGTCAAGAGCCGCCTGCGGCGCTGGATGGGGCCGCGTATCGCGCGTTGAGCCCCCATGCCCAGACGGCCTTGCTCGCCTTGCTCTTCTCGCGAGCGAGTCTGCCGGCCCCGGAGCTGGCGGGCGCCGGTGCCGACCAGGTGGTCGCCCGGGTGGCGGCCCTGGTCGGAGGCAAGCCGGCGGCGCTGGCGGCCCTATGGGAGGCGAGGCGGGCGGGTCTCGCCGTGCTGGTGAGGGAGCGCCGCTACGATCTCTACCTGCTGCCCGACGAGAGCCGCCAGCTCCTGTGGAACATCGGGGCCCGCGACCTGAGGTCCCGCCGGCCGCCCATCACCTTCGTGGTCGAGACGGCCTTCGGGCAGGATCGCTTCGATACCGCCGGGGTCGAGGCCGCCAGCGCCCTCCTCTTCGACCTGGCGGCCGTCATCGCCTTCGTGCGGGCAGAGGAGGCGCCCCTGGGGCCTGGAGGGCACCTGCAGCGGCGGGCCCAGCACCGCCTCACCGAGTACCTCTCCCTCAAGGAGCCGCTGGCGCCCGATACCGGCCCCTTCGCCCCCGAGCCCCCGAGGATGGGCTTCTTGCTGGACCTGGCCAAGCGCATCGGCCTGGTGCAGGTGGCGCCAGGAGACGCCGAGTTCCTGCAGGAGGGCCCGCTGGCCGACGCATGGCTGCGGGCGGGACCTGGCCGCCGGCTCGCCCGGGCGATGGCCGGCTTCTGCGCCATGGCCGGGGGGTCCGAGGTCGATGCGCTCATCGCCCTGGATGCCTCCCGCTGGGTGGCGGCACCCGGGCGAGGCGTCTGGGTCAAGGGCTTCGCCGAAGCCATCAGTCACTTCGAGGATGAGCCATTCCCAGCCTATCGCCTGGTCTCGCTGATCAAGACGCTGCAGCGACTGGCCTGGATGGGGGCCGTCTTCATGTGGAGGGCCCGCTGGCACGAGCCTCCGCCCGAGTCGGGTGAGGCGGGCAACGTCTCGGTCAAGCCGGCGCCCAGCCAGCGCAGGGGGTTGCCCCCGCTATCCGACGTCGCCTTCGGCATCACCGCCATCGGGCGGGTGCTGTGGGATGCGCTCAGCGATCCACGTGCCATGCTGGAGGCGGCCCGCCTCGACGAGGATGCCGAGCCGGAGCTCCAGGCCGTCTCCGAGGGGGTGCGGCCCGGACGGCTGGGGGAGCTGGACGATGACCCGTCCGTCGACGGTCATGTGACGGCGGCGCCTGCGCCGGGCATCGCCATCGACCAGCGGCTGGCCCAGCTGTTGCCCGAGGACGAGACGCACGCTTTCATCCAGCCCAACTTCGAGATCCTGGCGCCACGCCACATGCGCCCGGACCGCCTGGCCCGGCTGATGGAGATCTCCGAGGTGGTACGCTCGGACCGGATGGTGCAGCTTCGTCTCGACGTGGACCGAGCGGCAGCCGCGGTGCGGTCGGGTCGGTGGGCGCCGGCCGAGGTGGTCGGGCTGCTGCGGGAGGCGGCTCGCCACGAGCTGCCACAAAACGTGCAGTTTACCCTGGTGGATGCCCTCAAGCCGCTGGGGCGGGTGCAGCTGATGGATGGCATCCTGGTGCGCACGGACGACGCCACGGTGGCTTCGGCCCTGCTCGACGGTGCCCGCGCCCGCGGCATCCCCATCGACCGGGTGGCCCCGGAGGCGCTCTGGATCGAGCGTCGCTACGTGGGCGCGCTGCTGGAGGCGGCCGAGCGCTCTGGGTATCCGGTCCGGCCCTGGGTCAAGGGCACCCGGGTGGCCTACCCGGCCCAGCGGGCCGACGAGGTGGGGCAGGCGCTGGAGAGCGCCGCCCGCCAGGCGGCCCGGGAGTCGGGCATCCTGGTGGAGCGGCGTCCGCCCCCCTCCCTTGCGCGGGGGCGGCGGGACCTTACGTTCGTCCCGCCTGGCAGCGAGGCCGACCTGCTCGGGGTGGCGGGCCGGGCTTCGAGGCTGCCCGCCTCCTGGGCGTCCCGGCGGGAGGAGTGA